In the genome of Raphanus sativus cultivar WK10039 chromosome 4, ASM80110v3, whole genome shotgun sequence, one region contains:
- the LOC130511885 gene encoding aquaporin PIP2-7: MSKEVSEEGQTHHHGKDYVDPPPAPLLDTAELKKWSFYRALIAEFVATLLFLYVTVATVIGHKKQTGPCDGVGLLGIAWAFGGMIFVLVYCTAGISGGHINPAVTFGLFLARKVSLVRAVGYMIAQCLGAICGVGFVKAFMKTPYNTLGGGANTVADGYSNGTALGAEIIGTFVLVYTVFSATDPKRSARDSHIPVLAPLPIGFAVFMVHLATIPITGTGINPARSFGAAVIYNNEKAWDDHWIFWVGPFVGALAAAAYHQYILRAGAVKALASFRSNPTN; the protein is encoded by the exons ATGTCGAAAGAAGTGAGCGAAGAGGGACAAACCCACCACCATGGCAAAGACTACGTTGACCCTCCACCAGCTCCGCTTCTCGACACGGCAGAGCTCAAAAAGTGGTCTTTCTACAGAGCTCTCATCGCCGAGTTCGTAGCCACACTCCTCTTCCTCTATGTCACCGTAGCCACCGTCATTGGCCACAAGAAGCAAACCGGTCCTTGCGACGGCGTTGGTTTGCTCGGGATCGCTTGGGCTTTCGGTGGTATGATCTTCGTCCTCGTTTACTGCACCGCCGGTATCTCTG gTGGTCACATTAACCCAGCTGTGACTTTCGGTCTGTTCTTGGCACGTAAGGTGTCTTTGGTGAGAGCTGTTGGTTACATGATAGCTCAGTGTCTCGGAGCCATTTGCGGTGTGGGTTTCGTGAAAGCTTTCATGAAAACTCCGTACAACACTCTCGGAGGCGGAGCTAACACTGTAGCAGATGGTTACAGTAACGGGACTGCTCTTGGAGCTGAGATTATTGGAACTTTTGTCCTTGTTTACACCGTGTTCTCTGCAACTGATCCCAAGAGGAGCGCTCGTGACTCTCACATCCCC GTCTTGGCTCCACTTCCAATTGGATTCGCTGTGTTCATGGTACATTTGGCTACTATCCCCATTACTGGAACCGGAATTAACCCAGCCAGAAGCTTCGGTGCTGCTGTTATCTACAACAACGAGAAGGCTTGGGATGACCAT TGGATCTTCTGGGTCGGTCCATTCGTGGGAGCACTAGCAGCCGCAGCTTACCATCAATACATTTTGAGAGCTGGAGCAGTTAAGGCCTTGGCCTCATTCCGAAGCAACCCAACCAACTGA